CGCAGCCTTTCGGTGAGCACGCGGCAGTCGCGCAGGCAGGTTCGGGCGATCAACCCGATGTCGGACGTCGGGTCGCAGGCGACGCGCACCGACAGATCGTCGGGGATCGGCGCCGAGCGCAACAACGGGGAGTCGTGGCCGCCGGCGAGTCGGTGGGCGCGCAGTCCGGCCGGGCCGAAGCGGGCGTGCACCTGTTCGCGGGGGAGTTCGGCAAAGCTGCCGAGGTGGCGAATTCCCATGCTGCGCAAAGTCTTTGCCAGCTCTGGTTGCTCGACATAGGTGGCGACCGCATCGACCGGAAGGGTGCGCAGGAACTGCGCCGTCTGTTGGGGTGACAGGTTGAGGTAGGGGCGTCCGCCTGACGTCGCGTAGGCCGCCTGCTCGGCGGCGAAGAGTCCGTCGGCGATCGCCATACGGACATCGGCCACCTGCGCGTCACCCAACTGGTCGAACAGCGCCTCTGCGACGGCGTCTTCGCCGCCGTAGAAGCGGGCGGCGCCGGTGATGCGCAGTGCGGCCGTGCCCGGCCGGCTCGCGTGGACATGGGGTACGACCTTCTCGATCGCGCGCAGCACCGGTGCGAAGTGGCGTTCGTCGACCTCGGGGTCGTGCGGCAGCACCACCAGGTCGGGGCAGCGCACCTGTGCTTCGCGAATGCGGAGACCGGGCGTCACGGCCTCGTCGGCGGCGGCCGGGGAGACGGCGACCACTCGTCCTGCACGGGTGAGTGCGAGCAGCGCCGGGGTCTTGCTGCCGAGCGTTCTGCCGACTGCCTCGATCGACCAGTTCGGGCACCACGCGACCAGCGCCCGGGCAGGGCGGGAGCTGAGCGGGAGAGGTGCGGCCACTGTTCAATGATCGAACATGTGTACGAACAAATCAAGACGGTGGTGGTGGCCAGTGCAGGGTCGTGCTGCGGCGCCGGTGGCCGACCTCGCGGGTGATCGTGAGTTCTCGCCCACGCAGATGTCCGCCGCCGCGCTCGAGTCCGATCCAGCGGTCCTCGGTGACCCGCAGCGTGCTCGCGGCCTGCGGCCAGTCTCCGGCGACCAGGAGGGTGGCGCCGCGATGGCGAAGGCGTGCCTGCAGCCTGTTGCGCTGCGATGGTGGGAGGGTCGGCGGCGGGCAGGCGAGGATGATGTCGATCGCCTCGGCAAGGGCGGAGACCGTGTCGAGCCACCGCTCGGCGGTGACCTGCGGGACGAGCACCAGGCGATCGAGGTCGACCCCCCAGGAGCTCATGTTCTCGATTCCGAGATCGGGTAATCCGACTGTGGCGCACCAGTTTCCAGCCGTCGATGCTCCGGACATCAGTGCGATGCCGAGCGTGGTCGAGCCGATGAAGGCATGGACGCTGCCGCGCCGCAGCCCGGGGGCGAGCAGGTCGCGCAGGGTCGGGTGGGAGGGCAGCGTGCTCGCGCGCGAGCCCGCGTCGGCGAGCTCGCGCAGGCCGGCGAGCTTTTCCTCGAGTGCGACGTCTGGAGCGAGTGCCGTCATTCACCCAGAATCGAACAAACGTTCGATGATTGCAAGTGCGGTCGATCGGATCGTCGGCCTCGATGCACGCGCCTCGATGACGCGGCTTCGACCCCGAGCATCCACGTCGGCCGACCTGCGGCAGGATCGACTCATGGCTGAACGGGAAGTACTGACTTACGACGATTTCGGACGCGCGGTGCGCGAGGTGGCCCAGAAAGTCGTCGACTCGGGCTTCGAGCCCGACATCGTGTTGTCGATCGCGCGCGGCGGACTGCCCTTCGGCGGCGCCCTCGGTTACGCGCTCGACCTGAAGAACGTCTCGGTGGTGAACGTGGAGTTCTACACCGACGTCGACGAACGCCTCGACGTGCCGATCATGCTGCCGCCCACTCCCGCCGCGGTCGATCTGTCCGGGATGAAGGTGTTGGTGGTCGACGACGTCGCCGACACCGGCAAGACCCTGAAGTTGGTGCAGGAGTTCCTGGCCGACCATGTCGCCGAGTCGAAGATCGCGTGCATCTACGAGAAGTCGCGCACGATCGTCAACTGCGACTACGTCTGGAAGTACACCGACCAGTGGATCGACTTCCCGTGGTCGAGCCTGCCGCCGATCACCCGCGCACAGACGTCCGGCGAGATCGCCTGATCCACACGCGAAAGAAGCCGCCCGGTTGCCCGGGCGGCTTCTTTCATACGTGCGTGCTCAGGCCTCGGTCGAGCGGGCCGGGCGCTGGGCGAGCTCGTCGTCGAGACGCAGCAGGCCGGGACCGTCGTCGTTGATCAGCTTGACGCGTCCGACGATCTCGCTGACCGTCGCTTCCTCTTCGATCTGCTCCTCCAGGAACCAGTTCAGCAGCGGACGGGCGTCGAGGTCGCCTTCCTTCTCGGCCGCACGGAACAGTTCGCGGATCGCCTCGGACACGCGCTGCTCGTGGGCGTAAGCCGCTTCGAACGCGTCGAGCACCGATGTCACCATCACCGTCGGGGCCGGGATCGAGCCGATGACCGCCTTGTTGTCACGGTCGGCCACGTGGTCGATGAACTTGTTCGCGTGGACGATCTCCTCGTCGGCCTGGTGGCGCAACCACGCCGCCATGCCCGGGAGGTCCATCTCGTCCATCGTGATGGCCAGCTGCCGGTAGACGAGGGACGCCTCGAACTCAAGGGTGATCTGTGTGTTGAAGGCCTTCTCCAGGGCTGCGCTCATCTTCATGTTTCGACTTTAGACCGATTCGCCCGCGCTCACACCCCAGGAGTGGCTTGCCTCAGCAACCCTCCGGACGCCGAGAACGGGTCGACCGGAATGCCCGGTCGACCCGTCCGCTGTGGCTTTCGGCCCGTGGCCGATCACCAGTGGTTGTACACGTCGACGACCAGCCGTTGCCCGCCGTCGGTGTTGTTGAGCAGGGACACCCGCATCGGCAGCCGGCTGCGCACCCCCACCAGGAACTGCGTCTGGCCCTCGAACGAGGCGCCGTAGGCGATCTGGCGGAAGTTGTTGAAACCGCTGACGTTGCGGACCTCCATCCGGTTGGCCGGACGGAAGGTCGAGGTGCCGTTGTTGGTGTAGGCCGGCGACTTCGCGACGACCTGCAGCACGGCGTTGCCGCGCAGCCGCAGCACCTGCCCGCTCGGGTCGACGACCGCCGACGAGACGTACCGGACGTCGTATCCGGTGTTCCTGCTGCCACGCGAGAGGTCGATGACCAACCGGTCGTAGCAGGTGTGCTTGCCGACCCGGAGGTTCTGCACGGTGCGCGTGCTCATCGGCGAGTAGGTCTTCGCCGACGAGCCCCAGTAGACCGTGGAGCAGGTGGCCGCCTGCGCGGAGTCGCCGTTCAGCGGCGCGAACGCGATGCCCGCCGCCAAGGTCGCCGCCGCTGTGGCGAGACCTAGTTGCTTCTTCATGATTGTCCCCCTCTGAACCAAGCGGCGAAAATCTCGTCGCTGAGTCAAGGATGCGCCGGTGGTCGGCGGATGGGAATGGATACATCTGCCCTGTCGGAAGCCTGCCAATTGGCCTCGTACAGACTGTCGCCGCCCGTCACAGGACGGATGCAGCCGCCGAGCCGCTGTGGGTCATTCGGACGGTGGAAGGATGTCGATCTGGGCCGGCAGGTTCGCGACCCCGACCGGGCAGGTGAGCCCATTGGGCCCGTGGTTGCAGTAGCCCATCGGGTTCTTGTGGAGGTACTGCTGGTGGTAGCCCTCGGCGTAGTAGAACGGACCGGCGTCGTCAGCCGATCGCAACTCGGTGGTCGGCTCGCCGTAACCGTTGCTGCGCAACTCGTTCGCGAACAGATCACGGGTGCGCTCCGCCGACTCCTGCTGCTCGGGGGTGGTCCAGTAGATCGCCGAGCGGTACTGCGTGCCGACGTCATTGCCCTGGCGGTTCGCCGTGGTCGGGTCGTGGTTCTCCCAGAACGCCTTGAGCAGCAGGTCGGGCGCGGTGCGGGTCGGGTCGTAGGCGACGAGGACGGCCTCGGCGTGACCGGTGCGGCCGGTGCAGGTCTCCTCGTACGTCGGGTTGGGTGTGTAACCACCCATGTAACCGACGGCGGTCGTCACCACACCGGGCAGCTTCCAGAAGATGCGTTCCGAACCCCAGAAACATCCCATCGCGACGTAGAGCACCTGGGTGCCCTCGGGCCAGGGGCCGTGCATCGAGGTGCCGAGCAGCTCGTGGGTGTCGGGAATGCCGGGCAGCGGTTGCTCGCGCCCGGGCAGCGCGTCGGTGGGGGAGACCATCTCGGGGGTGCGTCCGAATCCGAAGACCATGTCCTGCACAACGTCCGCGCGGCCGGGAACCTTCCCGAAACGAAATGCGGTTGAAGCGGTCGAGAGCGAGCCGAAAGGATCGGGTGCATGACCTTCGACATCATCCCCATTGATCCGCTCGTCGACGAAGACCTCGCAACGCAGTGGATCGAGGTGCAGAAGCGCAGCGGCGAGGCCGACTGGGGCGACGACCACTGCGCGTGGGCGCTGGCGGAGATCCAGGGACGGCGCCGGGGCACGGGCTACTCCTTCGTCGACCTCGCTGCGGTGCAGGGTGATTCGGTGATCGGGATGGCCGCGGTGGCGATGCCGTTGCTCGACAACACCCACCTCGCGCTGCTGATGCTGCACGTCGACCCGGATCACCGAGGGCAAGGCGTCGGGACGGCGCTCGCGGACGCCGCCCTCGGCCACATTCGCGAACGCGGGCGCACCGTCGTGCAGGCCGACACCGAAACTCCCGCTGCCGCAAAGGAACCGGCGGGTCCGAGGTTCGCGATGAAGTGCGGTGCGAAATGTGCCCAGACCGTTTTCCGCAGCGACATGACCCTCCCTGCCGACCGCGACCTGCTCCGACGCTTCGCCGCGGGCGAGGGGGTCGAGGATGCCGCGGCGTTCCGCATCGATTGGCGCCTCGACGAGATCCCGGACGAGTGGCTGCCCGGGCTGGCCGTGCTGGAGCAGCGGATGAGCACCGACGCACCGCAGGGTGACATGACGGTCGAAGAAGAGGACTGGACCGCCGACCGGGTGCAGGAGAACCTCGACTGGGCGCGCAACGCCGGACGGCGGATCGTGCAGGCCGTGGCCTTCGAGGGTGAGGCGCTGGTCGGCTTCACCCAGATCGAGGTGTCCGCGAACTCGCCGACGCTCGGCTACCAGCAGGACACCCTCGTGTTGCGCGAGGCGCGCGGCAACGGCCTCGGCCTGCGGCTCAAGGCCACCGCGGCGCTCGCGCTGATGGACGAGTTGCCTCAGGTCACGACGGTGCGCACCTGGAACGCCCACGACAATCGCCACATGCTCGCGGTGAACGCCGACCTCGGCTACGTGCGCACCGGCGTCCTCCAGGTGTGGGAGAAGACGCTCGGCTGAGCCGCCCCGTCACGCCACCCCCTCCGCCCACCGGAGGGAGGTGCAGCGTTCGCGGGGGAGTGGAGCGTTTCGGTCGGGCGCGCCGAAGTCGATAACCTTGCCCGGTGCTGACCGTTCAAGAAGCCCTGCTCACCCTGCAGAAGTTCTGGACCGACCGTGGCTGCATGGTCGTCCAGCCCTACAACACCGAAGTGGGCGCCGGAACCATGAACCCGGCCACGGTGATGCGGGTGCTCGGTCCCGAGCCGTGGCGGGTGGCCTACGTCGAGCCGTCCGTGCGCCCTGACGACAGCCGGTACGGCGAGAACCCCAACCGGTTGCAGACGCACACCCAGTTCCAGGTGATCCTCAAGCCCGACCCGGGCAACCCGCAGGAGCTCTACCTGGAGTCGCTGCGTGCCCTGGGCATCGACCTCGACGCCCACGACGTGCGCTTCGTCGAGGACAACTGGCAGCAGCCGGCCATCGGCGCCTGGGGTCTGGGCTGGGAGGTGTGGCTGGACGGCATGGAGGTCACCCAGTTCACCTACTTCCAGCAGGTCGTCGGCCAGAACCTCGAGCCGATCAGCGTCGAGCTGACCTACGGCATCGAGCGCATCATGATGGCGCTGCAAGGCGTGAGCCACTTCAAGGACATGCAGTACGCCCCGGGCATCAGCTACGGCGAGGTGTTCGGCCAGAACGAGTTCGAGATGTCGAAGTACTACCTCGACACCGCCGACGTGCAGACCAATCGCGACCTGTTCGAGCGCTACACCGCCGAGGCCGGCAAGCTCATCGAGGCCCGGCTGCCCGTGCCCGCCTGGACATACGTGCTCAAGAGTTCGCACGCGTTCAACGTGCTCGACAGCCGCGGCGCCGTCTCGACCACCGAGCGCGCCCGCTCCTTCTCGCTGATGCGCAAGCTCGCCCGCGAGGCCGGCGCCCTGTGGACCGACCGCCGCGCCGAACTCGGCCACCCGTTGCTGAAGGGTGAGGCCCCGCAGATGGTCATCGGCCAGGCAGTGATGCCGCCGAGCGAGGGCGAGACGTCGGCGGCGAAGGTCAGCTCCGACCAGCCGCAGACCTTCGCGTTCGAGGTCGGCGTCGAGGAACTCCCGCCGCACGTCGTCGGCCAGGCGATCGAGCAGGTGCGCACCGGTGTCACCGACGGTCTTGCAGCCTCCCGCCTGGAGTACGGCGACATCACCGTCGTCGGCACCCCGCGCCGCATCGTCGCCACCGTCGCCTCGGTGTCGGCGCACGAGCCCGACGCCGAGACCCTGCGCAAGGGCCCGAAGGTCGCCGCCGCGTTCGACGCGGACGGCAACCCGACCAAGGCCTGCGAGGGCTTCGCGCGTGGCCAGAAGGTCGACGTCGCCGACCTGGTGCGCGCGGAGTTCGACGGTGCCGAGCACGTCGCGGTGAAGGTGCAGCAGCCCGGACGCGACGTGCTGGGGGTGCTGGGCGGCATCGTCGAGGCGGTGGTCGGCTCGCTGCGCGCCGACAAGAACATGCGCTGGGCCGACCCGGAGCTCACCTACAGCCGTCCGGTGCGTTGGCTCGTCGCGCTGTGGGGCGCCGACCTGGTGCCCGCACAGATCTCGCAGCTGCGCACCGGCCGCACCACCTACGTGCACCGCACCGACCCCAATGCGTTGGTGCCGGTCGCGTCGGCCGACGAACTCACCGCGCTGCTGGGCGACAAGGGCATCGTGCTCGACCCGGAGGCCCGGCGTGCGTCGGTCGTCGAGCAGGCCACCCGGCTTGCTGAATCTGTCGGCGGAACAGTCGATTTCGAGGCGGAGTCGGCGCTCGTCGACGAGATAACCAACCTGGTCGAGCAGCCCCACGGCATCCTCGGTGGGTTCGAGGAGCGCTACCTGCGGGTGCCCGAGCAGATCCTCACCACCGTCATGCGCAAGCACCAGCGCTACCTGCCGGTGCGGGACGCGTCGGGCGCCCTGATGCCGTACTTCATCACGATGGCGAACGGCGACTGCGACGACGACGTGGTGCGCGGCGGTAACGAGTCGGTGCTGCGGGCCCGCTACGAAGACGCGGCGTTCTTCTACGACGCCGACCTGCAGGTCGACCTCACCGAACTGCGCGCGGGCATCTCCAAGCTCACCTTCGAAGACCGCCTCGGCTCGATGGCCGACCGTTCCGACCGCATCAAGGACGTCGCGGCGGCGCTCGCCGAGACGATCGACCTGGACGCCTCGGGCCGCGAAACGCTTTCCCGGGCAGGCGAACTCGCGAAGTTCGACCTTTCGTCGCAGATGGTCGTCGAGCTGTCGTCGCTCGCCGGCTTCATGGCCAAGGAGTACGCCGCGAAGGCAGGGGAGACCCCCGAGGTCGCCTCCGCGCTGTGGGAGATGGAGTTGCCGCGCACCACCGGCGGCCCGCTGCCCACCTCGGTGCCGGGAGCGTTGCTGGCGCTCGCCGACCGGTTCGACCTGCTCACCGCCATGTTCGCGATCGGCGCCAAGCCGACCGGATCGTCCGACCCGTTCGCGTTGCGTCGTGCGGCACTCGGTGTTGCGAGCATCCTGCGCGGAGTCGACGGCGTCGGTGCGATCACGATCAGCGCCGGCCTCGCTGCCGCGGCTGCCCGTCTGCGCACCCAGGGTGTCGACGTCAGTGACGAATCGGTCGCTGCAGCACAGGAATTCGTCGAAGGACGCTTCCACCAGCAGTTGCGCGACGAGGGCATCTCGGCCGGGTTGGTCGACGCCGTTGCACCGCTCGCGGACGCCCCCGGCAAGGCGGAGCTCGCGCTCAAGGACATCGAGGCCGTGCGTGCGACCGACGGGTTCGCGCCCCTGGTCGAGGTGACCCAGCGCATCACCCGGATCGTGCCGGCCGGCACCACCGGTGCCTACGACCGGTCCGTGCTCGTCGAGGACACCGAGAAGGCGCTCGCCGACCGGGTCGACGCCCTGCCCGACCACGCGGGCGACGGCCTCGTCGATTGGCTCGCCGATGCGAAGGCGATCGTCGACCCGGCGAACACCTTCTTCGACGAGATCCTGGTGATGGCCGACGACGAGGCGCTCAAGGCCGCCCGCCTCGGCCTGCTGCAGACGATCGTCGACCGTGCGCCGAAGGGCATCGACTGGAAGGCGCTGCACGCGGCGCTGTGAGACGCGCCGGACGCAAGAACAGCGGGCGGCCCCGAACGGGCCGCCCGCCTTTTGTTGCTCATGTGTCGATCACACGCCGGGGCCGCCCGAGCCGGAGCCGCCGAATGTGTTGTTCTGATACACCTTGTGCATGTGGGCCGACGCCAGCCGTGCGCCGTCACGGTCGCCGTCGATGCGGGGGCCCCTACGGAGGTTCTGACGCAGGTAGCCGCGGGACTTCCAGTTGCTGCCGGAGTTGACCCGGTCGTAGACGGCCGCGCCGATGAGGACGACGGCTATGACCGAAAGAACGATGATCCAGAACATGGTCTGACCCCCTTGCCGGAGGCGGGCCATTGCGGCCTGCCTGTGTCGGAATGACGCTACAGCGGGGCCGGATGGTTGTCACGAGTTCCGGTCGTAGGGTTGGGACCATGACCAACGAGCAGCACGGCTTCTCCACCCGCGCCATCCACGCCGGTTCGGAACCCGACCCCCGCACCGGCGCCGTCACCCCGGCGATCTACCAGACGTCCACCTACAAGCAGGACGGTGTGGGCGGCTTCCGCGAGGGGTACGAGTACTCCCGCTCCGCCAACCCGACCCGCACCGCGCTCGAGACCTGCCTCGCCGCGATCGAGGGCGGCTCGCGCGGCTTCGCGTTCGCCTCGGGGTTGGCCGCCGAGGACACCCTGATGCGGGCCGTGCTGCAGCCCGGTGACCACATGATCATCCCGACCGACGCATACGGCGGCACCTTCCGCCTCGTCGACAAGGTGGTCAAGCGGTGGGGCGTCGACTACTCGCTCGCCAAGGTGGGTCAGGCGGACGCGATCCGCGGCGAGATCCGTCCGGGCGTCACGAAGCTGATCTGGATCGAGACCCCCACCAACCCGTTGCTCGGCATCGCCGACATCGCGGCGGTGGCCCAGGTGGCGCACGAGGTCGGTGCGCTGCTGGTCGTCGACAACACCTTCGCCTCCTCCTACCTGCAGCAGCCCCTCGCGCTCGGCGCCGACGTCGTCATGCACTCCACCACGAAGTACGCGGGCGGTCACAGCGACGTCGTCGGCGGCGCGCTCGTCGTCGGTGAGGGTAAGGACGAACTCGCCGAAACCGTTGCGTTCCATCAGAACTCGCTCGGCGCGGTCGCCGGACCGATGGACTCGTGGCTGGTGCTGCGCGGTCTGAAGACCCTCGCCGTGCGGATGGAAGCCCACTGCAACAACGCCGAGAAGGTCGTCGAATACCTGCAGTCGCGCAAGGACGTCACCAACATCTACTACCCGGGTCTGGAGAGCCACCCGGGTCACGACATCGCCGCGAAGCAGATGAAGCGGTTCGGCGGCATGATCAGTTTCCAGCTCGACGGCGGGGAGCAGAATGCGGTCGACGCGATCGGTCGCACGAAGGTCTGGACCCTGGGCGAGTCGCTCGGCGGCGTCGAGTCGCTCATCGAGCACCCCGCCCGGATGACCCACGCCAGCGTGCGCGGCACCGAGCTCGAGGTGCCGGCCGACCTGATCCGACTCTCGGTGGGAATCGAGGACGTCGACGACCTGATCGCCGACCTCGACCAAGCGCTCCGCTGATGCTGTTCGTCGTGGCGGCCCTGCTCGCCGGGGCCGCCGCCTACCTGTTCGTCGCCGCCCGCCGCGACATCCTCGCGTGGGAGGAACACCGCCGACAGGTGCTGCTCGTCCGTCGTTGGGAACAGGCACGAGCAGGTCGCCCCTTCGACCAGGCCGCGCAGCCGCGCCCGGACGTCGACTCGCCGTACGCGACGGGACCCAACCCGCCGCCCCTGCCGGACCGGCCAGGTCAGACCCGGTACCTGTGGGGTGGATTGGTCGGCGCGTGCGCGCTCTTCGTGCTCGTGGCGGGCCTCGCGACCCACTTCGGATAGGCGAACCTTCAAGACTCGGTCAAGATCCTGACCGAGCGGGCTCGAGTTGTCGGTTGCGGCTGGCAGAGTGGGCAGCATGTCGCTAGCGGTTGAGGCAGATGGCCTGGTCAAACACTTCAAGGACGTGAAAGCGGTCGACGGTGTCTCGCTCGCCGTCCCGCAGGGGAGCGTCCTCGGGGTGCTCGGGCCGAACGGTGCCGGCAAGACGACCACCGTCCGCATGCTCACCACGTTGATCCCGATCGATGCCGGGCGGGCCACGGTCGCCGGGGCCGACGTCGCTCGCCAGGCGCAGGAGGTGCGCCGCAGGATCGGGGTGTCGGGGCAGTACGCCGCGGTCGACGAATACCTCACCGGCTACGAGAACCTCGAGATGGTCGGTCGGCTCTACCACCTCGGAAGGGCCGAGGCGAAGGCACGGGCCCGCGAGCTGCTCGCTCAGTTCCGGCTCGACGACGCCGCCGACCGTCCGGCCAAGACCTACTCCGGTGGTATGCGTCGCCGCCTCGACCTCGCCGGCTCGCTCGTTGCTCGACCTCCGGTGATCTTTCTGGACGAACCGACGACCGGGCTCGACCCGCGCAGCCGCGGTGACATGTGGGACGTGATCGTCTCGCTGGTCGCCGAGGGAACCTCGGTGTTGCTCACCACCCAGTACCTGGAAGAAGCCGACCGGCTGGCCGACAACATCATCGTCATCGACCACGGCCGGATCATCGCCGAGGGCACCGCCGACCAGCTCAAGGCCCAGGTCGGCGGTGAACGCCTCGAGATCACCGTCGCCGACCCGGCACGACTGCAGGACGCGGCCCGGCTGATGGCCGAGGTCGGACGCGGCGAACCGACCGTCGATGCGACCGCACGCCACGTGATCGTGCCGGTCGACGGTGGCACCCAGTCCCTGCTCGCGGTGGTGCGCCGATTCGACGAGCATTCGATCGCGGTGCAGGACATCGGAATTCGCAGACCGACATTGGACGACGCCTTCCTGTCGCTGACCGGCCGAGACACCCGAACAGAAGAAGCCAGTGACGAGTTGGAGCCCAGCACAAGATGAGTGAGTTCGTCAGCGACGCCGCGACCGTCGCCAAACGCAACCTGCTGAAGATTCGCCGGGTGCCCGATCTGCTGGTCTTCACGACCCTGCAACCGATCATGTTCGTGCTGCTGTTCGGGTACGTCTTCGGTTCGTTGGCCGGCTCCGGTGCCGCGGTGCAGGGCGGCTACCGCGAGTTCATGATGGCCGGCATCTTCACCCAGACGATCATCTTCGGGGCCACCATCACCGGTTACATGATGGCCGAGGACATGCAGAAGGGCGTGATCGATCGGTTCCGCACCCTGCCGATGCACCCGTCCGCCGTGCTGTTCGGTCGCACCGTCACCGACGTGCTGAACAACGTCCTGGTGTTGATCGTCATGTCGTTGACCGGCCTGCTCATCGGTTGGCGCATCCGGGGCAGTTTCCTGGACGCGGCCGTCGCCTACCTGCTGATGCTCGCCTTCGCCTTCGCCCTGTCCTGGGTCTTCGCCTACATCGGGTTGCGGGTTCGCTCACCCGAGGTGGTCAACAACGCCTCGTTCATGGTGATCTTCCCGGTGACCTTCATCGCGAACACCTTCGTGCCGAGCGAGAACATGCCGAGCGTGCTGAAGGCCTTCGCCGGATGGAACCCGGTCTCGACCATCACCCAGGCGGCCCGTGAGGGCTTCGGCAACCTGTACGCACTCAGCGGCGGGCAGGGGCACGCCGTCGTCGACGAGGCCACCCGGTACACCTGGGCGCTGCAGCACCCGGTGCTCTACACCGCGATCTGGGCGGTGCTGCTGCTCGTGATCTTCGTGCCGCTGTCGACCCGCGCCTATCAGAAGGCCGTGGCGAAGTAAGCCCACCGAGAACGAAAACCGCCGCCCCGATCGGGACGGCGGTTTTGTGTGTGCTGAGAGGAAACGAGCGGCTGGCGCTTGCGCAAAAGCCGGTGGTGGCACCTCGGTCACCACGCTGGAAGGCTTACGCAGAACGCCGAAGGAGCCTGCAGGCGTTATCCGTCGTAGGGCACGGCGTCGATGATCTTGACCTTGACGACCTTGCCGTTCGGGGTCTCGTACTCCGCCTCGTCGCCCTTGGCCTTGCCCAGCAGGGCGGCGCCGAGCGGGGACTTCTCGGAGTAGACGTCGAGGTCGGTGTCTCCGCCGATCTCGCGGTTGCCGAGCAGGAACTTCTCGGTCTCGCCGAACATCTCGACGGTGACGACCATGCCGGGCTCGACGATGCCGTCGTCGGCCGGCTTCTCGCCGACGACCGCGTTGCGCAGGAGAGCGTCGAGCTGGCGGATGCGGGCCTCCATCTTGCCCTGCTCCTCCTTGGCAGCGTGGTAGCCGCCGTTCTCCTTCAGGTCGCCCTCGAGTCGGGCCTCTTCGATGCGCTTGGCGATCTCGGTGCGGCCGGCGCCCACAAGGTGGTCGCGCTCGGCCTTGAGGCGGTCGAACGACTCCTGGGTCAGGAAGGTCGCCGAAGCGTCGGCAGTGCTGGTCACGGTCATCTCCCTCGTGGCGGGACGGTCCCACCATGCGTAGTTCAAAAACCGAGGTCTGGGCGGCTCGCTCTCGTCAGCGGGGCCCAGACCTGCGGAATGTGTGAAAGACCGATGTTACGCC
This genomic stretch from Calidifontibacter indicus harbors:
- a CDS encoding ATP-binding cassette domain-containing protein is translated as MSLAVEADGLVKHFKDVKAVDGVSLAVPQGSVLGVLGPNGAGKTTTVRMLTTLIPIDAGRATVAGADVARQAQEVRRRIGVSGQYAAVDEYLTGYENLEMVGRLYHLGRAEAKARARELLAQFRLDDAADRPAKTYSGGMRRRLDLAGSLVARPPVIFLDEPTTGLDPRSRGDMWDVIVSLVAEGTSVLLTTQYLEEADRLADNIIVIDHGRIIAEGTADQLKAQVGGERLEITVADPARLQDAARLMAEVGRGEPTVDATARHVIVPVDGGTQSLLAVVRRFDEHSIAVQDIGIRRPTLDDAFLSLTGRDTRTEEASDELEPSTR
- a CDS encoding cystathionine gamma-synthase, with product MTNEQHGFSTRAIHAGSEPDPRTGAVTPAIYQTSTYKQDGVGGFREGYEYSRSANPTRTALETCLAAIEGGSRGFAFASGLAAEDTLMRAVLQPGDHMIIPTDAYGGTFRLVDKVVKRWGVDYSLAKVGQADAIRGEIRPGVTKLIWIETPTNPLLGIADIAAVAQVAHEVGALLVVDNTFASSYLQQPLALGADVVMHSTTKYAGGHSDVVGGALVVGEGKDELAETVAFHQNSLGAVAGPMDSWLVLRGLKTLAVRMEAHCNNAEKVVEYLQSRKDVTNIYYPGLESHPGHDIAAKQMKRFGGMISFQLDGGEQNAVDAIGRTKVWTLGESLGGVESLIEHPARMTHASVRGTELEVPADLIRLSVGIEDVDDLIADLDQALR
- a CDS encoding ABC transporter permease — its product is MSEFVSDAATVAKRNLLKIRRVPDLLVFTTLQPIMFVLLFGYVFGSLAGSGAAVQGGYREFMMAGIFTQTIIFGATITGYMMAEDMQKGVIDRFRTLPMHPSAVLFGRTVTDVLNNVLVLIVMSLTGLLIGWRIRGSFLDAAVAYLLMLAFAFALSWVFAYIGLRVRSPEVVNNASFMVIFPVTFIANTFVPSENMPSVLKAFAGWNPVSTITQAAREGFGNLYALSGGQGHAVVDEATRYTWALQHPVLYTAIWAVLLLVIFVPLSTRAYQKAVAK
- the greA gene encoding transcription elongation factor GreA: MTSTADASATFLTQESFDRLKAERDHLVGAGRTEIAKRIEEARLEGDLKENGGYHAAKEEQGKMEARIRQLDALLRNAVVGEKPADDGIVEPGMVVTVEMFGETEKFLLGNREIGGDTDLDVYSEKSPLGAALLGKAKGDEAEYETPNGKVVKVKIIDAVPYDG